In Phormidium yuhuli AB48, one genomic interval encodes:
- a CDS encoding N-6 DNA methylase, which yields MGTGMGNADPSSRYRLNTSSQHRQTYGQFFTPPKVARLMLHWVLQRQPHQILDPAFGLGVFYRELLSLELRSLVTSAYEFIAYDIDPVILSYTQDIISKNSCLTLIPKDYLKADIQGVDAIICNPPYMRFQKFLNRQEVRQNLEAKLGYRLKGNSNLASIFLMKSLSELNPWGRLAFILPFECFNTRYSLPFKEQLFKEKLLKQIIVVRNEKDIFPDALTTVCVLLCENNQKQEPVKLSFVENQATLESLQDFSQWFQAQLPPTMFSTEEKWSTVIESARGGVTPPKDFCLLSNYGHFRRGIATGANAFFSLTPSRVKQLGLGDDTWCSCISKSQQLQELVLTGQHLEQLVQGDKAIYCLDILNADTPELQAYIAFGEDCGYHQRYLTKMRHPWYKLERRPVSPLWVGVFHRQRFKVVRNLSDALHLTCFHGFYPNQIGAEWIDAIFVYLLSDVGQSLVKRNQRHYGNGLNKFEPGDLNQSLAPNLEHLQGMDQRLVVKVLHLAQEDVAGAIALSNQLMEPLYPGP from the coding sequence ATGGGTACAGGAATGGGCAATGCCGATCCATCGAGTCGCTATCGTTTAAACACCTCTAGTCAGCATCGCCAAACCTATGGCCAGTTTTTTACGCCCCCCAAGGTAGCCCGATTGATGCTCCATTGGGTGCTTCAGCGGCAGCCCCATCAAATTTTAGATCCAGCCTTTGGCTTAGGGGTCTTCTATCGAGAACTGCTCAGCCTTGAACTGCGCTCTCTTGTCACCTCAGCCTATGAATTTATTGCCTATGATATTGACCCGGTTATTTTATCTTATACTCAAGATATCATCTCTAAAAATTCCTGCCTTACTCTTATCCCTAAAGATTACTTAAAAGCAGACATTCAGGGAGTAGATGCAATTATTTGCAATCCTCCCTATATGCGATTTCAAAAGTTCCTGAATCGACAGGAGGTTCGCCAAAATCTTGAGGCTAAACTCGGCTATAGGCTTAAAGGAAATTCAAACTTAGCCTCAATTTTCTTGATGAAGTCCTTGTCAGAACTCAATCCTTGGGGTCGTCTTGCGTTTATTTTACCATTTGAATGTTTTAATACTCGTTATAGCCTGCCCTTCAAAGAACAGTTATTTAAGGAAAAACTACTAAAGCAAATTATTGTAGTACGAAATGAAAAAGACATATTTCCTGATGCGTTGACTACAGTTTGTGTGCTACTTTGCGAGAACAATCAGAAACAGGAGCCAGTCAAGCTTAGTTTTGTGGAAAATCAAGCCACCCTGGAGAGTTTGCAGGATTTTTCTCAATGGTTTCAGGCTCAACTCCCCCCAACGATGTTTTCCACGGAGGAAAAGTGGTCAACGGTGATTGAGTCAGCTAGAGGGGGGGTCACTCCTCCTAAGGACTTTTGCCTCCTGTCAAACTATGGACACTTTCGACGGGGAATTGCCACAGGAGCCAATGCCTTTTTTAGCCTGACACCATCTCGGGTGAAGCAGTTGGGGTTAGGAGATGATACTTGGTGTTCCTGCATTAGTAAAAGCCAGCAGTTACAAGAGCTGGTGTTAACCGGCCAACATCTAGAACAGTTAGTGCAAGGGGATAAGGCTATCTATTGTTTAGATATTCTCAACGCGGATACCCCAGAATTGCAAGCCTATATTGCCTTTGGGGAGGACTGTGGCTATCATCAGCGTTATCTGACCAAAATGCGTCATCCTTGGTACAAATTAGAGCGGCGACCGGTATCGCCGTTGTGGGTTGGGGTGTTCCATCGCCAGCGGTTTAAGGTGGTTCGTAATTTGTCCGATGCGTTACATTTAACCTGTTTTCACGGCTTTTATCCGAATCAGATTGGAGCAGAGTGGATTGATGCGATTTTTGTCTATTTGCTCAGTGATGTGGGTCAAAGCTTGGTGAAACGCAATCAACGCCACTATGGGAATGGGTTAAATAAATTTGAGCCGGGGGATTTAAATCAAAGTCTGGCCCCAAACCTGGAGCACTTGCAGGGGATGGATCAGAGGCTCGTGGTCAAGGTGCTGCATCTGGCTCAGGAGGATGTGGCGGGGGCGATCGCCCTGAGTAATCAACTGATGGAACCCCTCTACCCGGGCCCTTAA
- a CDS encoding chemotaxis protein CheW → MDLSPYLLFDIAHSHYAINAKVVEEVFFLPELTTMAEAPRDIVGMFNLRGTIVPVFDLPHCLGHRRQRYQLSDSLITIHDGELKVTFLVNQVREVVQIDPESITRKFIYQPQEGGSPSPDVAWGDSPSLPLRQRQRFLKGVVQIQTHLVSLLDEEAILQALRQQVPEDDEFIEESEERSQQQEPERDRVEFCPDASLEEQDVFRQRANRLRTPTETPDLNQIISLAVVALQGEYFGIDLQVVREFTDVRYITPIPCCPPHVVGNMNLRGEILTLIRINQCLNLEPTLSEGDRHPEQRRRAVVVQVDKMVVGILVDEVFDVTPINPRNISPMPTAIRATSDEYLQGTVLYEATALTILDIRKLLTQGELVVDEEP, encoded by the coding sequence ATGGATTTATCTCCCTATCTCCTCTTTGACATTGCTCACAGCCACTATGCCATCAACGCCAAGGTGGTTGAAGAGGTGTTCTTTTTGCCTGAACTAACCACCATGGCCGAAGCCCCCCGCGATATTGTGGGGATGTTCAACCTGCGGGGAACTATTGTTCCGGTGTTCGATTTGCCTCATTGCCTCGGCCATCGCCGCCAACGCTATCAGTTGAGTGATAGCCTCATCACGATCCATGACGGTGAGCTGAAAGTGACATTTTTGGTCAATCAGGTTCGAGAAGTGGTCCAGATTGACCCTGAAAGCATTACCCGTAAGTTTATTTATCAGCCTCAGGAGGGCGGTTCTCCATCTCCCGATGTGGCCTGGGGAGATTCCCCATCTCTCCCCCTGCGTCAACGCCAACGCTTCTTAAAAGGGGTGGTTCAAATTCAAACTCATCTTGTCTCACTTTTGGATGAGGAGGCGATTCTGCAGGCCCTGCGTCAGCAAGTTCCTGAGGATGATGAGTTCATAGAGGAGTCTGAGGAGCGTTCGCAGCAACAGGAACCTGAACGCGATCGCGTTGAGTTTTGCCCCGATGCGAGTCTGGAGGAACAGGATGTCTTTCGGCAACGGGCCAATCGTCTGCGCACCCCGACGGAAACCCCAGACTTGAATCAGATCATCTCTCTGGCAGTTGTGGCCTTACAGGGAGAGTATTTTGGCATTGATCTCCAGGTGGTGCGGGAGTTTACGGATGTTCGTTATATCACCCCCATTCCCTGTTGTCCGCCTCATGTGGTGGGCAATATGAATCTGCGGGGGGAAATTCTCACGCTTATCCGGATTAATCAATGTCTCAATCTGGAGCCAACGCTGTCTGAGGGCGATCGCCACCCCGAGCAGCGCCGACGAGCGGTGGTGGTGCAGGTTGATAAAATGGTGGTGGGGATTTTGGTGGATGAAGTGTTTGATGTCACCCCCATCAACCCCCGTAACATTTCGCCGATGCCCACGGCGATTCGGGCCACCTCTGATGAATACTTACAGGGAACGGTTCTCTATGAAGCCACTGCCCTCACTATTTTAGATATCCGTAAGTTGCTCACTCAAGGCGAGTTGGTGGTGGATGAGGAACCGTAA
- a CDS encoding CheR family methyltransferase, with amino-acid sequence MFNADWVQRFSRLIARHTGLLIRPQDERNLCKKLEQRLCTLGLSSPSQYYELLRLEVDNPLTVDRQTSASRREWTVLIRRLVVTESYFFRDRGQFELLRSRLLPEILVKRRNIAAQNGQRPQLKIWSAACASGEEPYSLAIVLWELLNDRDHWDLQIIGTDINDESLAVARRGEYSAWSFRQVDASIQRQYFQQQGDRYRLNPEIRRLVTFKGLNLVSDAFPDVNLNLYDLDLILCRNVFIYFEPAAIEQVLEKFYDSLSLGGYLIAAHAELQSSGNHQFHSQLFPQSVVYQRCDRLEHQGLRSLPTQISPPRTYPTPPQTVPLPVLPQPSPIIPLNPVARPVMPRVEQRERVEGEPAHWQEAQQQFQASAYPQAIHTAEQVLSQHPRHVEAYLLIARAYANLGEHQKAVYYCLQALEIDSLAVRPHYLLAHLYDAQGQINRAKQVLKKIIYLAPKMPLAYLELAQIYRLEGDLQRAQRMEESAVNILRSLPPNTPMDVDAQLTAGQLLQQIKNS; translated from the coding sequence ATGTTCAACGCTGACTGGGTTCAACGTTTCTCTAGGCTTATTGCACGTCATACGGGATTACTGATTCGCCCTCAAGACGAGCGCAATTTGTGTAAAAAATTAGAACAACGGCTGTGTACCTTGGGACTGTCGTCTCCCTCCCAGTACTATGAGTTGCTGCGCCTTGAGGTGGATAACCCCTTGACGGTCGATCGCCAAACGAGTGCCAGTCGGCGCGAATGGACGGTTTTGATTCGTCGTTTGGTGGTGACGGAAAGTTATTTTTTCCGCGATCGCGGCCAGTTTGAGTTGCTGCGATCGCGCCTGTTGCCGGAAATTTTGGTGAAACGGCGCAATATCGCTGCCCAAAACGGCCAGCGTCCCCAGTTAAAGATTTGGAGTGCGGCTTGTGCGTCGGGTGAAGAACCCTATTCTTTGGCGATCGTTCTCTGGGAATTACTGAACGATCGCGATCACTGGGATTTACAGATTATCGGCACGGATATCAATGATGAAAGCTTAGCCGTTGCCCGACGAGGGGAGTATAGTGCTTGGTCCTTTCGTCAGGTGGATGCTTCGATTCAACGTCAGTACTTCCAGCAACAGGGCGATCGCTATCGCCTCAACCCCGAGATTCGCCGCCTGGTGACCTTTAAGGGCCTGAACCTCGTCAGTGATGCTTTTCCCGATGTGAATCTCAACCTCTATGACCTAGATTTAATCCTCTGCCGCAATGTTTTCATCTATTTTGAACCGGCCGCCATTGAACAGGTTTTAGAGAAGTTCTACGACAGCCTAAGTCTGGGAGGCTATCTCATTGCGGCCCATGCCGAGCTGCAAAGTTCCGGGAATCATCAGTTCCACAGCCAACTGTTCCCCCAATCGGTGGTTTATCAACGCTGCGATCGCTTAGAGCATCAGGGATTGCGATCGCTCCCGACTCAAATATCCCCGCCAAGGACTTATCCAACCCCACCCCAAACAGTGCCTCTACCCGTTCTACCCCAGCCCAGTCCCATAATCCCCCTCAACCCCGTAGCCCGCCCTGTGATGCCCCGGGTGGAGCAACGGGAGCGGGTTGAGGGGGAACCGGCCCATTGGCAAGAGGCCCAGCAACAGTTTCAGGCCTCCGCCTATCCCCAGGCCATCCACACAGCGGAACAAGTCCTATCTCAGCACCCCCGTCATGTGGAAGCTTATCTCCTGATTGCCCGGGCCTATGCCAATCTCGGAGAGCATCAAAAGGCGGTTTATTACTGTCTACAAGCATTAGAGATTGACTCCTTAGCCGTTCGTCCCCATTATCTCCTGGCTCATCTCTATGACGCCCAGGGCCAGATTAACCGGGCTAAGCAGGTGCTGAAGAAAATTATCTACCTGGCCCCGAAAATGCCGTTAGCCTATTTGGAACTGGCGCAAATCTACCGTCTAGAGGGGGATCTACAACGGGCCCAACGCATGGAGGAGAGTGCCGTAAACATTCTGCGATCGCTCCCCCCGAATACTCCAATGGATGTTGACGCTCAACTCACAGCAGGGCAACTGTTGCAACAGATTAAAAACTCTTGA
- a CDS encoding chorismate lyase: MTATFEYPDRTDACRTWNALDLIWQGGEDAVRHGLPHQQLAPAWQMLLLGDGSPTRHLRLLTGEPTEVDVIDMSAIGTDGDCAPDLIKAVPSPRLRRQVWLRTASGQRLAYATSWWEASHIDDYLQNRSLPIWENLSRIHAELYRDVRGIYYGHSRPLEQAFNESGPFWGRHYLFWHHGQPLTLIYEVFSPYLRNYLGPMEGEGNREQGTGNREQK; the protein is encoded by the coding sequence TTGACTGCGACGTTCGAGTATCCCGATCGCACTGACGCCTGCCGAACTTGGAACGCCCTTGATCTAATTTGGCAAGGGGGAGAGGACGCAGTTCGTCATGGCCTCCCCCACCAGCAACTCGCCCCTGCTTGGCAAATGTTGCTGCTTGGGGATGGTTCCCCCACCCGTCACCTACGCCTGCTCACCGGCGAACCCACCGAAGTCGATGTCATTGATATGTCGGCTATCGGCACTGACGGAGATTGCGCCCCCGACCTCATCAAAGCCGTACCCAGTCCCCGACTGCGGCGACAGGTGTGGCTACGTACTGCCTCCGGACAACGACTAGCCTACGCCACCTCCTGGTGGGAAGCTAGTCACATCGACGACTACTTACAAAACCGCTCCCTCCCCATCTGGGAAAACCTCTCCCGCATCCATGCTGAACTCTATCGTGATGTGCGAGGGATCTATTACGGTCACTCACGCCCCCTAGAACAGGCGTTTAATGAGTCAGGCCCATTCTGGGGTCGCCACTACCTCTTTTGGCATCATGGTCAGCCTCTGACACTCATCTATGAGGTGTTTTCGCCCTATCTCCGGAACTATTTAGGACCGATGGAGGGGGAAGGGAACAGGGAACAGGGAACAGGGAACAGGGAACAGAAATAA
- a CDS encoding pentapeptide repeat-containing protein: MTGRDGELRTTDELLKRYKAGEREFEQVRLSGADLHNTILHGIDLSEAILNQANLSRADLRGADLSWVDLSGADLRGADLRGAILTRADLSGANLSHANLLRADLSLANLEEANLSEAILPDGTIQGVITPLEEEDADDTGGTVLRLYYHPVSWNARRVWIALLEKGISFELVALRLDGDQRSPQFREVNPFGQVPVLVDGEFTVFESLAILDYIEAIAPYPPLLPREPKALATVRMIEMLTVNELLPRLMPLMRHEFGETPLDESGLKAVHESLDEVLEVFEDKLQGNPYFGGPALSLADIVAGTVIPWLPRNGHLLPQFPQLQGWCDLLHQRDTWTQTEPTESELAAAKSHLRQLLATT; the protein is encoded by the coding sequence ATGACAGGACGCGACGGAGAACTACGCACGACGGATGAACTTCTGAAACGCTATAAGGCTGGGGAACGGGAGTTTGAGCAAGTTCGCCTGAGTGGGGCGGATTTACACAATACGATTTTGCATGGCATTGATTTAAGTGAGGCGATTCTCAATCAAGCCAATCTCAGCCGGGCGGATTTACGGGGGGCGGATTTGAGTTGGGTGGATTTGAGTGGGGCGGATTTGCGTGGGGCGGATTTACGGGGGGCGATTCTGACGCGGGCGGATTTGAGTGGGGCCAATCTCAGTCATGCCAATCTGTTACGGGCGGATCTGAGTTTGGCGAATCTTGAGGAGGCGAATTTGAGTGAGGCGATTCTCCCCGATGGCACGATTCAAGGGGTGATTACGCCGTTGGAAGAGGAGGATGCTGATGATACGGGGGGAACGGTGTTGCGGCTGTACTATCACCCAGTCTCTTGGAATGCCCGGCGGGTGTGGATTGCCCTGTTAGAAAAGGGGATTTCCTTCGAGTTGGTGGCCTTGAGGTTGGATGGGGACCAGCGATCGCCCCAGTTCCGCGAGGTGAACCCCTTTGGCCAGGTTCCGGTGTTGGTGGATGGGGAATTTACGGTGTTTGAATCTCTGGCTATTCTGGATTACATCGAGGCGATCGCCCCTTATCCTCCACTCTTACCCCGAGAACCGAAAGCCTTAGCCACGGTCCGCATGATTGAGATGTTGACGGTAAATGAGTTACTACCGCGACTGATGCCGTTAATGCGTCATGAGTTTGGAGAAACGCCTCTAGATGAGTCGGGGTTAAAGGCGGTGCATGAGTCCCTTGATGAGGTGTTAGAGGTCTTTGAAGACAAGTTACAGGGAAATCCCTATTTTGGCGGCCCAGCCCTAAGTCTGGCAGATATCGTAGCGGGTACGGTCATTCCCTGGCTACCCCGCAATGGTCATCTCCTACCCCAGTTCCCACAGTTACAAGGTTGGTGCGATTTATTACACCAACGCGACACCTGGACGCAAACGGAACCCACAGAGAGTGAACTCGCCGCCGCCAAGTCCCATCTCCGACAACTCCTAGCCACAACCTAG
- the lepA gene encoding translation elongation factor 4, with translation MTDVPVSRIRNFSIIAHIDHGKSTLADRLLSYTGTVEQRKMKEQFLDNMDLERERGITIKLQAARMNYTAKDGQTYVLNLIDTPGHVDFSYEVSRSLAACEGALLVVDASQGVEAQTLANVYLALENDLEIIPVLNKIDLPGAEPERVREEIEEVVGLDCSEAIHASAKEGIGIPEILEYLVRQVPPPQDTVDEPLRALIFDSYYDPYRGVIVYFRIMDGTLNQGDRVRFMASRKEFDLDEIGILSPTQQPVDSLHAGEVGYLAAAIKSVEDARVGDTITLAKTPAESPLPGYTEAKPMVFCGLFPTDSDQFEDLRDALEKLKLNDASLNYEPETSSAMGFGFRCGFLGLLHMEIIQERLEREYNLDLITTAPSVVYHVTTTDGDVINIDNPSLMPDPVQREKIEEPYVQVDLITPEEYVGTLMELCQGRRGEFKNMKYLTPTRTTLIYELPLAEVVTDFFDQVKSRSRGYASMEYQMIGYRENDLVRLDVMVNGDPVDALAVIVHRDKAYPVGRALVEKLKELIPRHQFKVPLQASIGSRIIASERIPALRKDVLAKCYGGDISRKKKLLKKQAKGKKRMKAIGTVDVPQEAFMAMLKL, from the coding sequence ATGACCGACGTACCCGTTTCCCGCATCCGCAACTTCTCCATCATCGCCCACATCGACCACGGTAAATCCACCCTGGCCGATCGCCTGCTGTCCTACACCGGAACCGTAGAACAGCGGAAAATGAAAGAACAGTTCCTGGACAACATGGACTTGGAACGGGAACGGGGCATCACCATCAAACTCCAGGCGGCCCGCATGAACTACACCGCCAAAGATGGACAAACCTACGTCCTCAACCTCATCGACACCCCCGGCCATGTGGACTTCTCCTACGAAGTCTCCCGGTCTCTGGCCGCCTGTGAAGGAGCCTTACTCGTCGTCGACGCCTCCCAAGGAGTAGAAGCCCAAACCCTCGCCAACGTCTATCTCGCCCTGGAAAACGACCTAGAAATTATCCCCGTCCTCAACAAAATCGACCTCCCCGGGGCCGAACCCGAGCGTGTCAGGGAAGAAATCGAAGAAGTGGTGGGCCTCGACTGTTCCGAAGCCATCCACGCCTCCGCCAAAGAAGGTATCGGCATCCCGGAAATCCTGGAATACCTAGTACGGCAAGTGCCGCCTCCCCAGGATACCGTCGATGAACCCCTGCGAGCCTTAATTTTTGACAGTTACTACGACCCCTATCGCGGAGTCATCGTCTATTTCCGCATCATGGACGGAACCCTGAACCAGGGCGATCGCGTCCGTTTCATGGCCTCACGAAAAGAATTTGACCTCGACGAAATTGGCATCCTCTCCCCCACCCAGCAGCCCGTCGACAGCCTCCACGCCGGCGAAGTGGGCTACCTAGCCGCCGCCATCAAATCCGTCGAAGATGCCCGCGTCGGCGACACCATCACCCTAGCCAAAACCCCCGCCGAGAGTCCCCTCCCCGGCTACACCGAAGCCAAACCCATGGTCTTCTGTGGCCTCTTCCCCACCGACTCCGACCAATTTGAAGACCTCCGGGATGCCCTAGAAAAACTCAAACTCAACGACGCCTCCCTCAACTACGAACCCGAAACCTCCAGCGCCATGGGTTTCGGCTTCCGCTGCGGCTTCCTGGGCCTCCTGCACATGGAAATTATCCAGGAACGCCTCGAACGAGAATATAACCTCGACCTCATCACCACTGCCCCCTCCGTGGTGTATCACGTCACCACCACCGACGGCGATGTCATCAACATCGACAACCCCAGTCTCATGCCCGATCCCGTCCAGCGGGAGAAAATCGAAGAACCCTACGTTCAAGTCGACTTGATTACCCCGGAAGAGTATGTCGGGACTCTCATGGAACTTTGCCAAGGTCGTCGCGGCGAGTTCAAAAACATGAAATACCTGACCCCCACCCGCACCACCCTCATTTACGAATTACCCCTCGCCGAAGTCGTCACCGACTTTTTCGACCAAGTTAAATCGCGATCGCGCGGCTATGCCAGCATGGAATATCAAATGATTGGCTACCGCGAAAACGACCTCGTGCGTCTCGACGTCATGGTCAACGGCGACCCCGTCGATGCCCTCGCCGTCATCGTCCACCGAGACAAAGCCTACCCCGTCGGTCGGGCCCTGGTGGAAAAACTCAAAGAATTAATCCCCCGCCATCAATTTAAAGTCCCCTTACAAGCCTCCATCGGCAGTCGCATCATCGCCAGCGAACGCATCCCCGCCCTCCGCAAAGACGTCCTCGCCAAATGCTACGGCGGCGACATCTCCCGCAAAAAGAAACTGCTCAAAAAACAAGCTAAAGGGAAGAAACGCATGAAAGCGATCGGCACCGTCGACGTTCCCCAAGAAGCCTTCATGGCCATGCTCAAACTCTGA
- a CDS encoding M16 family metallopeptidase: MPQTQSSSISRVVSENHCPARTFERHDGLTVVHQHIPHSPVVVTDVWVNAGACVEPDEWSGMAHFLEHAIFKGTDRLGPGYFDAAIEGCGGLTNAATSYDYAHFFITTASPYFSETLPLLSELLLHAAIPEDEFLREREVVFEEIRQSQDSPDDILFEVTLDTVYQHHPYRRPVLGTQESLLGRSAADLRQFHRSHYQPHNLTVAVVGGISELEALDRVDHCFQNFFPNPGCPRVNITPEPPIHGVRRRELAFPRLELARLNLTWTGPGIDHLDDAYGLDLLAMILASGRSSRLVRELREQRQWVQGITSYFSLQRDSSLFTISAWLEPCFLEAVEQASLHQIHRLRETPVDALELARAQRQLCNDYAFSTETPAQLAGLYGYYQTLSRADIATQYPQRIQSLQPDNLRQIARQYLSLENYVVTIGLNEQ; this comes from the coding sequence ATGCCCCAAACTCAATCCTCCAGTATTTCCCGGGTCGTCAGTGAGAATCACTGTCCGGCTCGCACCTTTGAACGTCACGATGGTCTGACCGTCGTGCATCAACATATTCCCCATAGTCCCGTCGTTGTCACCGATGTTTGGGTCAACGCCGGGGCCTGCGTCGAACCGGACGAGTGGTCAGGGATGGCCCATTTTCTTGAACACGCCATCTTCAAAGGAACCGATCGCCTTGGCCCCGGTTACTTCGACGCTGCCATCGAAGGCTGTGGTGGACTCACCAACGCCGCCACCAGTTACGACTACGCCCATTTCTTCATCACCACCGCCAGCCCCTATTTTAGCGAGACCCTGCCCCTCCTCTCCGAACTCCTCCTCCACGCCGCTATCCCAGAGGATGAGTTTTTACGAGAACGGGAAGTCGTCTTTGAAGAAATTCGCCAAAGCCAAGATAGTCCCGATGACATCCTCTTTGAAGTCACCCTGGACACCGTCTATCAACATCATCCCTATCGTCGTCCCGTCTTGGGAACCCAAGAAAGCCTTTTAGGGCGATCGGCCGCTGACTTACGGCAATTCCACCGCAGCCATTACCAACCCCATAACCTCACCGTCGCTGTTGTTGGCGGCATTTCCGAACTCGAAGCCCTCGATCGCGTCGACCACTGTTTCCAAAACTTCTTCCCCAACCCCGGCTGTCCCCGGGTCAACATCACCCCCGAACCCCCTATTCACGGCGTGCGGCGGCGGGAACTGGCCTTTCCGCGCCTCGAATTAGCCCGTCTCAACCTAACCTGGACCGGTCCCGGCATTGACCATCTCGATGACGCCTACGGCTTAGATCTCCTCGCCATGATTCTCGCCAGTGGTCGTTCCTCGCGCCTGGTGCGGGAACTGCGAGAACAGCGTCAATGGGTTCAAGGCATCACCAGCTACTTCTCCCTACAACGGGACTCTAGCCTCTTTACCATCAGTGCGTGGCTTGAACCCTGTTTCTTAGAAGCCGTCGAACAAGCCAGTTTGCACCAGATTCACCGCCTGCGAGAAACCCCCGTCGATGCCCTGGAACTCGCCCGGGCCCAACGACAACTCTGCAACGACTACGCCTTTTCCACCGAAACCCCAGCCCAACTCGCCGGCCTCTATGGCTACTATCAAACCCTCAGCCGGGCGGACATCGCCACCCAATATCCCCAACGGATTCAGTCCCTCCAACCCGACAACCTACGCCAAATTGCCCGACAGTACCTCAGCCTTGA